A genome region from Rutidosis leptorrhynchoides isolate AG116_Rl617_1_P2 unplaced genomic scaffold, CSIRO_AGI_Rlap_v1 contig400, whole genome shotgun sequence includes the following:
- the LOC139883446 gene encoding cytokinin dehydrogenase 7-like, which yields MIAYLERLLQESSLGDDVSNLQLQGSAGKDFGGIHSTKPLAVIKPSGADDVARVIITASRSKNLTVAARGNGHSLNGQAMADRGLVVDMRSTESNHFQLVYINGSKYVDVSGGALWEDVLKRCVSKYGLAPRSWTDYLRLTVGGTLSNAGVSGQAFKFGPQTSNVTEMDVVTGNGEVLTCSENENSELFFGVLGGLGQFGVITRARILLQSAPDMVRWMKVVYDSFEDYTRDAELLVSQGQSDDSFDYVEGFMFVNSDDPVNGWPSVPLRSGQGFDPDKIRRTAGPVLYCLEVALHYNNTDVPSTVDTAVNRLLGGLRFVDGLKFHVDLSYMDFLSRVKHAEEHARAIGTWDNPHPWLNMFVSKKDIVEFDQAVFKKILKHGVGGPILVYPLLRSKWDDRTSVALPEGEIFFLVALLRFTLPYPKGPPVDQLVNQNKDIIKQCNKEGIDFKLYFPHYESEEDWKRHFGNKWTRFVERKIAFDPLAILAPGQKIFTRNTLLPQLSFLRQQAFPVQAS from the exons ATGATAGCTTACTTAGAACGATTATTGCAAGAATCAAGCCTAGGCGACGACGTCTCGAACCTCCAACTCCAAGGCTCAGCCGGTAAAGATTTCGGCGGCATCCATTCCACCAAGCCACTAGCGGTCATCAAGCCATCCGGAGCCGATGACGTGGCAAGAGTCATCATAACCGCCTCCCGGTCTAAGAATCTGACGGTGGCCGCTAGAGGCAACGGCCACTCCCTCAACGGCCAGGCGATGGCCGACCGTGGACTCGTCGTGGACATGCGCAGCACGGAATCGAACCATTTCCAGCTCGTCTATATCAATGGCTCCAAATATGTCGACGTTTCCGGAGGGGCATTATGGGAAGACGTGCTGAAACGGTGCGTTTCGAAGTATGGCTTAGCGCCTCGGTCTTGGACGGATTACTTGAGGTTGACGGTTGGTGGGACGTTATCCAACGCTGGCGTTAGTGGTCAGGCTTTTAAGTTTGGACCACAGACGTCAAACGTAACGGAGATGGACGTCGTTACAGGAAACGGTGAAGTTTTGACTTGTAGTGAAAATGAGAATTCTGAATTGTTCTTCGGAGTCCTCGGTGGCCTTGGCCAATTTGGTGTCATTACCAGAGCCAGGATTTTGCTACAGTCAGCACCAGATATG GTGAGATGGATGAAGGTAGTGTATGACTCGTTTGAAGACTACACTAGGGATGCCGAGTTATTAGTGAGTCAAGGACAGAGTGATGACTCGTTCGACTACGTGGAAGGATTCATGTTCGTAAATAGTGATGACCCGGTAAACGGGTGGCCATCCGTCCCATTGAGATCGGGCCAAGGGTTCGATCCAGATAAAATCCGCCGAACCGCCGGTCCAGTCCTCTATTGCCTAGAAGTCGCTCTTCACTACAACAACACAGACGTTCCTTCAACTGTTGACACA GCTGTGAATAGATTGCTTGGAGGGCTAAGATTCGTCGATGGATTGAAGTTCCACGTGGACCTTAGCTACATGGACTTTCTATCTCGTGTAAAACATGCGGAGGAACACGCAAGAGCCATTGGCACGTGGGACAATCCTCACCCTTGGTTGAACATGTTTGTATCAAAGAAAGACATCGTGGAGTTTGATCAGGCGGTGTTCAAGAAGATTTTGAAACATGGAGTTGGTGGTCCCATTCTTGTCTATCCTCTTCTGCGAAGCAA GTGGGATGATCGGACATCTGTGGCGTTACCGGAGGGAGAAATCTTCTTCTTAGTCGCGCTGTTGAGATTTACGTTGCCGTATCCGAAAGGTCCGCCCGTTGATCAATTAGTTAACCAAAACAAAGATATCATCAAACAATGTAACAAAGAGGGAATTGATTTCAAGCTGTATTTTCCTCACTATGAATCGGAAGAGGACTGGAAAAGACATTTTGGAAATAAATGGACTCGTTTTGTTGAGAGGAAAATTGCTTTTGATCCATTGGCTATACTTGCCCCTGGTCAAAAGATTTTCACAAGGAACACTCTCCTCCCTCAGC